The following is a genomic window from Paralichthys olivaceus isolate ysfri-2021 chromosome 3, ASM2471397v2, whole genome shotgun sequence.
GATAACATAACCTCGTCAAAACACATATTTCACATGTTTTGCAATGAATTCTAAACACAACGGAACACGCTTGATAAATAATTGaacaaatcacaacataaaaccaataaaaacaataaacctATAGGTGAGCTATCTTGTTTGCTGGATTTTCTGACATTGTATAAAGTCAGCAATAGCCTTTGCAGTATTCTTAACAGCAATCTGACCTTTAAGTTGCTTATTTAATCCCTGAGGAACAGCATGTTGCCAGGAAACATTTGAGTAGATTCATGACACTGTGCCCCTGTTGGTTTCCTTTGTACAAATACCAGCATCTCTCTGCACTAATTAGCACACACAGTGTATGTAACCtatattttgtctttctttccacAGGTTTGAGCACAGCTGTTCACAAACTGCAATGTCGTCAAAGATGCAGAGCTCCAGCAGCATAGCTCATGCCAGGCGGACGGTGCAGCAGCTGAGGATAGAGGCCAGCATTGAGAGGATAAAGGTGCGTTTATATTCACAGCCGTGCACCCTGAGTGGTCCACTTCTGCTGCATTTATGTTGAGGGTGATCAGTGTGCGGATTGATTTCTTTGCAGGTGTCCAAGGCCTCGTCAGACCTAATGCGCTACTGTGGAGAACACGCAAAGAACGACCCGCTGCTAATGGGCATCCCTGCCTCTGAAAACCCTTTCAAGGACAAGAAGCCTTGCACTGTTTTGTAGGGGAACTGAGCTGAACGCCTGCTGCTTGTCCTTTTTGATGTTTATGTGGAAAAGATCTGATCGTAATACTGTTCGCTCCTTGCCTTAAGGCCAGCTTAtcccttttcatttttcacatgtCTGCTGCAGTTTGATAAGAAAGGGATTCAGTCAGATAGCAGTCACACCAAAGAAACAGGTgtaaatctgaagctgtgaccTCTGATCAGATCTTTAGCTCAAACAAAGGTGAATACAAGTTTGAATGGAGGCTCTGCTGTGATTTTACTTCCCCGTGCTGTTATCTGATAAGATCTAGAGGAAACTGTTCCACAGAGGAAGAGTCCCTGACCCTCTAATTATCACAGCAAGCATAAACAAGCCCCCTCAATCATTGGTCCAATCAGATCTAGGCTTTCAGCTTTCACCTCTTACTTTCATCTGGCTCGCTGTGGGAAACGTTTTTTGTAGTTTGTGTGCTTGTGATAATGAGTGCCTGAGATAATGGTGTCCTGTGGTTGGAAGAGTAAACTGTGCTGTCCATCACACAGGAGGACAAATAGAAAGAGCAGAAGTCCAGTGCCACTGCTCCTGTGATATTATTTGCCATCTAGTCACAGCcagacatttaaattaaaattgaaaattaATCAGATTGGTTCAGATTGTTGAGACATAATTTAACTTTCGCAGAGACAACACtcgattttcagttttttggcTCTGTTGGGTGTCAAACACTTTTTAAGAACGAGTTGAATAACACTCATCTGAATCGAGtgcaaaacaatgaaatatctgtctaaacagttttttttaaattgattttgtcATGCAATCAACTTAGAAGTTAATTTACAACTCTGAGTACAAACATCTGTTAATATGAGACACACGAAGTACAAGGTACGGAACATGATGTCCGATCATCACAGACTGTTGTTGAAGGAAAAATATTTGAGACCAATCTGTGCCATTTAATCACTGTCTCTGTTATATTAGACTTCTGGTTCCTACCACAGAACTATTATTGTCATTACTGTTATTGTTACCtgcagtttctttgtttctctccacaGAACTGAGGATTATTACTGTACTATTACTTTCCTGTACTCTTTAGGCACTTTCAGACCTGTAAACACCAGATGACTGTTATACTCTTGAGTTTGAAACATTCCACGTTTAAAGCTGCTCCAAATCCTACTTTGACTTTACTATGAGCATCTTTGACTGGCTGTATTCAGCTGTCATTTGTGTGTTGGTGCTTGTGCAAATCAACTAATATTGCAATTTTGCCAGCAAGGGCCTTAATGATGAAGTAAACCTGCTTCAACCTTTTGACTACCTTTTAGTCACACAAGTGCTTTTGTGTAATACTGTGAATAATAAAGGCCCTGTAGGTGAAGAGGGTATATTTGACAAGAGGCCATTTACCCTGTATGATGTCCTACTTCTAAATGACTCATGTATGTCCATGTATCACAGTATGCGCTTGCTTATAGCTGTGTAATGTACTTTCTGCAGGATTGCAGTGATTCAGTCAAACCTCAACTCTCAATTTCTGTTTTGCAACATTAATTCAACTTTtggattaaaaatgaatgtgttgttatgGTTAATTGTGTATTCGGTTGATTTGTGGTGAATCTAAATCAGAAAAACTGCTGGTTTCTCACACATGGTGAGTATGGTAACTACTTACTGTATGCCGCACTCTGCCTTTACCTGTCTGTGGTAAGTGCAAATAAACCTATGGATAACAAGTCATTAAAATAGTCTTTATTCgttcaaatgattaaaaaagatGGTCGAATATTTGACGAGACTGTATTGTCCAAACTGTGTCGGACTCGTGGATTtatcagtctgtgtgtgaaagagatgATCGCCTTTAAGCATCAGTTATATGATGCTGCACTATTAAATATTTTGATATCATTAATATATCAGATGATTACTTGTACTGTGAAACTGTCGCTGATGGTGACAAACGCAAAGAGAATTGTCAACCAGTTGCGTTCATCTACTAAGAAACTCCAGCGAGCACAGGTTCTCCTTACTGCTCTTATCCCCTAATAAATGAATTGTTTGTCATATAATATCACATATTtgatgactttattctcataatttGGCTAAAAAATCTTCAACATGGctcaaaaacacattgttgGCTCTAGCGCTCATCAAACAAGAATTGTTAGTTACCAAGGATTGCTAAAGTTGCTCCGTGCCTGCTGGATCATGATGAATAGGCAATTCTGATATAACAACTTTATAAGGTGATTAAATGTTAGAGTAGTGTTTAAACATTGTTCTGCTGCCAAGAGGCCAACAAGATCAAACAATGctgctttaaaatgaaactatTCTGCACTTGCTGTGATTAGATTAATCCCTGAGGCTTGACTTCCCTCAAAAGTtcacatgggaaaaaaaaacttgtactgcTACTGGTAAATACATTAATTCATCCTTGTCTTTAAAAAGGTGATTATAGTTTGTGGGAAATGAATGTAAACTCCTTGTAGTGTGAGAATTAAGTGTGGAGAATTTTAACATCCCTTTTAAAGGGGGCACACTGCACTGAACAGTAAACTCTATTTATCAGAGACAGATCAGTCTTGTCTCTGCCTGCATCAATGATAGTATCTTTCTTTAGATGTTGACAACATTATAACTATTCATTTAGGCAATTAGTCATTAACGAGTTCTGTTGTTGCTTTGTCAGAATCACAGGTTGTCACTTTCAAACAAACGCATCTAGTATTTGGTCAggagaacacaaacatttgcGGTTCGCTCCAGTTCCTCAGCGGAGCAGCCCCAAGCCATGGTCAGCCTGTTATGCAATAATCTCTGCTCATGTGGGCAGCCctttctctcctgtctctgtcttcacagGTATGATGTTACATCCAAAACAAGGTCAGCCCATATGTTGGCCCACATTGGTGTAATCCTCGCTCGTCAGGCTGTCAGGACTGGCTTTGTAGCAGCCTCATTCGCGGTGATTGTGTTACCTGTCAGTTTCAGGTAAGCCCAGAGATAAGCCTGTCATCTAGTATCTCCAATATCTCACCTACTTTTAGTAGGTAAATTTACGTTGGCATATTTTTGTGTCATCTCGAAGCACAATCTTCATCTGgaactaaaaatgttttctgttctaCTGATCAGTCACTTGCGTAGAGGAAGACAGCTCTATAGCTACTGTACAGTACCATTTAAATTGTGGCCAGCGTCTTGCCGTAGACTGACTGAAGGGAGATCTGTTCAGTGGCGTGCAGACCTGCATGCGATTTCCTCTGTGCATCACTTTTGCAAAAGACACCCTTTAACTTAAGTCAATTTAACACAGCCACAGAGCCTCCAGCCACTGTCACACCCCCACATTCCTCTCCGGTCTTCCAGTCAGTCCTGCATTTTGGCCCAGTTCTCCCTCCCCATCTGTTATCCACTACCCGGCAGCACCACCGGGGAGGTCTGCTGTCCTCTTCATGTCCTTGGCAGCACACTGACATCTCAGCGTCAGACTGGCCTCTCTGCGTACACGATCTGCTAATTACAAGTGTTGCTAttgtcagtgtgtcagtggTCAGAGGGAACGCCTCTATTCATGGGGCTATTTTTAGCCATGAAGCTAAAGTACTGCTCAGCTCTGGCAATGGAGACGTGAATAGCCCTGACTCATGCATCCATTGTCTTGTGACCCTCTGTGTCAAAAAGGCTTTGTCCCTCCCCATTCTGCGGAAGCACCAATAGGTTCTGGTTTTCTCTTTTTGCAGCCTGAAATGGTTCGTCAACATGGTTTTTCCCTTAATGCCTCCCTGCTATTTTTAATCCCCTCAGCAGTAAATTTAACCGTGATTGCGTAGATGCAGAGGGCTGTGAAGTAAGCGTCATCACAACGGGCACCATCCCACTCACTATCAACTACAATGGGAATTCTCCTCCCCTCAATGTAACTAGATATTCAAAATATGCAAAAGGTCACATTTTACTGGAGTTCCCATGCGGGGGTGGAGTAGATTACAAGGCATCTCAGGCTTTAGCCCAGAGCaggtaaatatttttgtttaaatcaacAGTATGactcaaataaaaatcatgGAGGCAGACTACTGAAGTTACCATACAATCTTGCTGTTGGTCCAACAGATCAGGTGAGAAACATGCAGAGTAAAACACCAGGGGCAATATCCAAACCCTGTGggaaaacatgtttcatgtgAGTTCTGTCCCTGAGAGGCTCCAGGCACGGGAGGCATGTGTCCTGATGAACTTGTGCAGTTCCTCAACATGTGACTTCCTGAATGCTCACCTGTCGCAACAGGAAATCATTAAGGCAAAACCAGCCATGaaactgttgtttgttttgtttatttcagtcaACTTGACAAATTCCATGAAGTAATGCACAATAAATATGACTCATTAAATTaataacacataaaaacatcagtTAGTGGACAAGTCTAAACATTGCAATGCCCttctgataataataataataataataataataacctttGAAAACTTTTCCTTTAGTATTATCAAAGTGGCAAGTCTTAAAtagtattaaataaatatgctgTCAAAGAAATGCTTGGAGTTTGGTCAATTTTTCCTCAGGCTGAGAGCTCTGAATGGTCCTCTCCAGTGTGGTCAGGTTCTTGGGAGTCTTGTCAACTGAGGcgctctgtctctgcttttttcccctcagtcCTGTGCTTGTGCTCACCACCACGTGTGCTTCTCCTCTCACATGATTCAGTTTCCTGTAAGGGCTTCTATCTCGGCAGAGAAAGGCGCGGTCGTACATTGGAAATCCTGGAACCAAGACTGCTGAGTCACTCTTCCTTGGCACATGGGTTCACCCTGACCTGGTAAATTTGCTGGAACATAGCCCTTCCTCGTGCGCTCTCTCTCGCCAGCCCCTcccgtctctgtctgtctctggggTGCGTTCCAAAGGTGTCCAACGCAGACATTAACACAGGCCTTGTGAAgttactttttttcccctcaaaaTGCACACAATACATTAATATTCCAGGCAGTTTCATCGGTCGGGCAGGTTGATGACAGGCACCCATTGATCCAAACAGCGACTGTCTCTGCAGAATCTGTTCACTTTGCTCAGCGCAGGGTTCTTCCACAGTGACGACTGGGGATTCTGCAGGAGAAGGGACAAAGGAGTTACCACCTGCTGATTTATGAACATGCAAACAGTCTGAAATCATTCACATTGCACAACCATGACTAGTTACAGTTCTTTGCAATGTTTGACAAAGGCCGGTAAAATGACTTATTTTACCGTCTGAGGGGAAGTGAGCAATGTGCTGCAGTTGTACAGTAAACAGACGTGAGTAATGAAACTTACAGTAACTAGAACACAGTGCAGGTCCATGGGCTCCCCTCCAGGTTTGACTCCACCGAGGATCTCCGCCAGACGCCTCATGTTGCTCACCCGCAGGATGTTGATGTCATTCTCGCAGCAGAATGCCTGGATTAAGGTGAAATGAATCTGAAGAGCcacgtcctcctcctcgtcgtCTGTGGCCAGCAGACACAGCACCACGTTGTCTGGGTCCCTGTGGTAAACAACGAGACACATTAGTAAAACGAACAATCCCCCACTCAGCCTGAATGATACGTGTCAGTGCTGCAGCAGTTGAGACTATTTTTAACTTACGCGTTCAGTGACTTTGCTGCCTCGTACACACCGACAGTGATGCAACCCTGAGGCAATGCAGAGCTCAGGACCTCCTCTAACGCTTTGGCCACCGAGTCCatcctgaagaaaaacacatatacCACAAATTTACTGAAAAGTCAACAAGCAAAACATATACTTAACATCATATTATATCACATTTTAAGCCCAAGTTAAATATTGTGAATGACAACTACTGATGCAACATTGCACTGAAGTGTTTTGACTGCAGGGGTCCACACTTTCCAAACTGTCCTAACAAGTCTCATGGATTAAGTTATC
Proteins encoded in this region:
- the gng12b gene encoding guanine nucleotide-binding protein G(I)/G(S)/G(O) subunit gamma-12, producing the protein MSSKMQSSSSIAHARRTVQQLRIEASIERIKVSKASSDLMRYCGEHAKNDPLLMGIPASENPFKDKKPCTVL
- the gadd45ab gene encoding growth arrest and DNA-damage-inducible, alpha, b — protein: MCNMTLEESSGDNPSERMDSVAKALEEVLSSALPQGCITVGVYEAAKSLNADPDNVVLCLLATDDEEEDVALQIHFTLIQAFCCENDINILRVSNMRRLAEILGGVKPGGEPMDLHCVLVTNPQSSLWKNPALSKVNRFCRDSRCLDQWVPVINLPDR